In a genomic window of Corvus moneduloides isolate bCorMon1 chromosome 17, bCorMon1.pri, whole genome shotgun sequence:
- the LOC116452666 gene encoding tyrosine-protein phosphatase non-receptor type substrate 1-like isoform X2: MEPHPRDPGRTAWALPCLLLLALPGVGAQMDQNFKLQQPQDKVLVTAGETLTLNCTISGVAELGPVMWLKGLGSGNKTIYGQTGDSLPRVTRALVGSNTDFSIHIRDVEPEDMGTYYCVKFARGVTGVQEVLQHGSGTEVSVQAKPSPPLVSGPEQRAMPRQSVPFTCTTGGFLPKEIGVKWFKNKDPMTAQPPQVTEEPVKSYRVSSTVMVTLQKDDVRSQLICEVQHSTLPAPLRGTYQLSRTLRVPPSVEVRAEPSPVEVNKTVTFTCHMKEFYPANMSVFWLENGIEIKEENISRPSELPRGLFELRRQVEVQATEEKNGSTITCVVVHDAQAPVNYSAVLWISNPAQGGLSKGSQMDTDDMLIYIVVGVVCIVLVLLVVAILYLIRTKQIKGKSSPSARLHEPEKSSEATTQESDPNNLTYADLNFDKERKTIRRMVEMSQQSEYACIQTNQAPNGDDNLTYADLDMVHLSKAPKRSAPRPEEAGSEYASVQITRK; this comes from the exons ATGGAGCCGCATCCCCGGGATCCCGGCCGCACCgcctgggcactgccctgcctgctgctgctcgCCCTGCCCG gtgTGGGTGCCCAGATGGATCAGAACTtcaagctgcagcagccccaggacaaGGTGCTGGTGACAGCGGGAGAGACACTCACCCTGAACTGCACCATATCCGGAGTGGCTGAACTGGGTCCTGTGATGTGGCTGAAGGGCTTGGGCAGTGGGAACAAGACCATCTATGGCCAGACAGGGGACTCCTTACCCCGTGTGACGAGAGCACTGGTTGGGTCCAACACAGACTTCAGCATCCACATCAGGGACGTTGAGCCTGAGGACATGGGCACCTACTACTGCGTGAAGTTTGCCAGGGGAGTCACTGGTGTGCAGGAGGTGCTTCAGCATGGAAGTGGCACAGAGGTGTCCGTGCAAG CCAAACCCAGCCCCCCGCTCGTGTCCGGGCCTGAGCAGAGAGCGATGCCGAGGCAGTCGGTGCCTTTCACCTGCACGACTGGAGGGTTCCTTCCCAAAGAAATTGGGGTGAAATGGTTCAAGAACAAGGACCCCATGACGGCTCAGCCGCCTCAGGTCACCGAAGAGCCGGTGAAATCCTACAGAGTGTCCAGCACAGTGATGGTGACCCTGCAGAAGGATGACGTCCGCTCGCAGCTCATCTGTGAGGTGCAGCACTCCACGCTGCCGGCCCCGCTGCGTGGGACGTACCAGCTCAGCAGGACCCTGCGAG ttccccccagtgTCGAAGTGCGTGCTGAGCCGAGCCCCGTCGAGGTGAACAAGACCGTGACCTTCACCTGCCACATGAAGGAGTTTTACCCAGCAAACATGTCTGTTTTCTGGCTAGAGAATGGGATTGAGATAAAGGAGGAGAACATCTCCCGGCCATCGGAGCTGCCCCGGGGCTTGTTCGAGCTGAGACGCCAGGTGGAGGTGCAAGCGACGGAGGAGAAAAACGGGTCCACGATCACCTGCGTGGTGGTGCACGATGCCCAGGCCCCTGTCAACTACTCAGCCGTCCTGTGGATCTCCAACCCGGCCCAGGGGGGACTGAGCAAGGGGTCCCAGATGGATACGG ACGATATGCTCATCTACATCGTGGTGGGCGTGGTCTGCATCGTGCTGGTCCTGCTGGTGGTGGCTATTCTGTACCTCATCCGGACGAAGCAGATCAAGG GTAAAAGCTCGCCGTCTGCCAG GTTACAtgagccagagaagagcagcgAGGCCACGACCCAG GAATCTGACCCCAACAACCTGACCTACGCGGACCTGAACTTCGACAAGGAGAGGAAGACCATCCGCCGGATGGTGGAGATGAGCCAGCAGTCGGAGTATGCCTGCATCCAGACCAACCAGGCACCCAACGGCGACGACAACCTCACCTATGCCGACCTGGACATGGTGCACCTCAGCAAGGCACCCAAGCGGTCGGCCCCACGCCCCGAGGAGGCCGGCTCTGAGTATGCCAGTGTCCAGATCACCAGGAAGTGA
- the LOC116452666 gene encoding tyrosine-protein phosphatase non-receptor type substrate 1-like isoform X3 — MEPHPRDPGRTAWALPCLLLLALPGAQMDQNFKLQQPQDKVLVTAGETLTLNCTISGVAELGPVMWLKGLGSGNKTIYGQTGDSLPRVTRALVGSNTDFSIHIRDVEPEDMGTYYCVKFARGVTGVQEVLQHGSGTEVSVQAKPSPPLVSGPEQRAMPRQSVPFTCTTGGFLPKEIGVKWFKNKDPMTAQPPQVTEEPVKSYRVSSTVMVTLQKDDVRSQLICEVQHSTLPAPLRGTYQLSRTLRVPPSVEVRAEPSPVEVNKTVTFTCHMKEFYPANMSVFWLENGIEIKEENISRPSELPRGLFELRRQVEVQATEEKNGSTITCVVVHDAQAPVNYSAVLWISNPAQGGLSKGSQMDTDDMLIYIVVGVVCIVLVLLVVAILYLIRTKQIKAGKSSPSARLHEPEKSSEATTQESDPNNLTYADLNFDKERKTIRRMVEMSQQSEYACIQTNQAPNGDDNLTYADLDMVHLSKAPKRSAPRPEEAGSEYASVQITRK, encoded by the exons ATGGAGCCGCATCCCCGGGATCCCGGCCGCACCgcctgggcactgccctgcctgctgctgctcgCCCTGCCCG GTGCCCAGATGGATCAGAACTtcaagctgcagcagccccaggacaaGGTGCTGGTGACAGCGGGAGAGACACTCACCCTGAACTGCACCATATCCGGAGTGGCTGAACTGGGTCCTGTGATGTGGCTGAAGGGCTTGGGCAGTGGGAACAAGACCATCTATGGCCAGACAGGGGACTCCTTACCCCGTGTGACGAGAGCACTGGTTGGGTCCAACACAGACTTCAGCATCCACATCAGGGACGTTGAGCCTGAGGACATGGGCACCTACTACTGCGTGAAGTTTGCCAGGGGAGTCACTGGTGTGCAGGAGGTGCTTCAGCATGGAAGTGGCACAGAGGTGTCCGTGCAAG CCAAACCCAGCCCCCCGCTCGTGTCCGGGCCTGAGCAGAGAGCGATGCCGAGGCAGTCGGTGCCTTTCACCTGCACGACTGGAGGGTTCCTTCCCAAAGAAATTGGGGTGAAATGGTTCAAGAACAAGGACCCCATGACGGCTCAGCCGCCTCAGGTCACCGAAGAGCCGGTGAAATCCTACAGAGTGTCCAGCACAGTGATGGTGACCCTGCAGAAGGATGACGTCCGCTCGCAGCTCATCTGTGAGGTGCAGCACTCCACGCTGCCGGCCCCGCTGCGTGGGACGTACCAGCTCAGCAGGACCCTGCGAG ttccccccagtgTCGAAGTGCGTGCTGAGCCGAGCCCCGTCGAGGTGAACAAGACCGTGACCTTCACCTGCCACATGAAGGAGTTTTACCCAGCAAACATGTCTGTTTTCTGGCTAGAGAATGGGATTGAGATAAAGGAGGAGAACATCTCCCGGCCATCGGAGCTGCCCCGGGGCTTGTTCGAGCTGAGACGCCAGGTGGAGGTGCAAGCGACGGAGGAGAAAAACGGGTCCACGATCACCTGCGTGGTGGTGCACGATGCCCAGGCCCCTGTCAACTACTCAGCCGTCCTGTGGATCTCCAACCCGGCCCAGGGGGGACTGAGCAAGGGGTCCCAGATGGATACGG ACGATATGCTCATCTACATCGTGGTGGGCGTGGTCTGCATCGTGCTGGTCCTGCTGGTGGTGGCTATTCTGTACCTCATCCGGACGAAGCAGATCAAGG CAGGTAAAAGCTCGCCGTCTGCCAG GTTACAtgagccagagaagagcagcgAGGCCACGACCCAG GAATCTGACCCCAACAACCTGACCTACGCGGACCTGAACTTCGACAAGGAGAGGAAGACCATCCGCCGGATGGTGGAGATGAGCCAGCAGTCGGAGTATGCCTGCATCCAGACCAACCAGGCACCCAACGGCGACGACAACCTCACCTATGCCGACCTGGACATGGTGCACCTCAGCAAGGCACCCAAGCGGTCGGCCCCACGCCCCGAGGAGGCCGGCTCTGAGTATGCCAGTGTCCAGATCACCAGGAAGTGA
- the LOC116452667 gene encoding signal-regulatory protein beta-1-like translates to MAPVMQELPLMCLMLLLLCRDPGVGAQLDQNFKLQQPQDKVLVTAGETLTLNCTISGMAELGPVMWLKGLGSGNKTVYGQRGDSLPRVTRAVVGSNTDFSIHIRDVEPEDMGTYYCVKFARTVTGVPEVLQRGSGTEVSVQAKPSPPLVSGPEQRAMPRQSVPFTCTTGGFLPKEIGVKWFKNKDPMTAQPPQVTEEPVKSYRVSSTVMVTLQKDDVRSQLICEVQHSTLPAPLRGTYQLSRTLRVPPSVEVRAEPSPVEVNKTVTFTCHMKEFYPANMSVSWLENGIEIKVENISRPSELPRGLFELRRQVEVQATEEKNGSTITCVVVHDAQAPVNYSAILWISNPAQGGLSKGSQMDKGASLLSSLGLLWVCILLEKGLLGGLLFFLFKRMKRRAQELLPYPAPSQSLPPRAGSQGLATASTVM, encoded by the exons ATGGCTCCAGTGATGCAGGAACTGCCTCTCATGTGCCtgatgctgctcctgctctgcagagaccCGG GTGTGGGTGCCCAGCTGGATCAGAACTtcaagctgcagcagccccaggacaaGGTGCTGGTGACAGCGGGAGAGACGCTCACCCTGAACTGCACCATATCCGGAATGGCTGAACTGGGTCCTGTGATGTGGCTGAAGGGCTTGGGCAGTGGGAACAAGACCGTCTATGGCCAGAGAGGGGACTCCTTACCCCGTGTGACGAGAGCAGTGGTTGGGTCCAACACAGACTTCAGCATCCACATCAGGGACGTTGAGCCTGAGGACATGGGCACCTACTACTGCGTGAAGTTTGCCAGGACAGTCACTGGTGTGCCGGAGGTGCTTCAGCGTGGAAGTGGCACAGAGGTGTCTGTGCAAG CCAAACCCAGCCCCCCGCTCGTGTCCGGGCCTGAGCAGAGAGCGATGCCGAGGCAGTCGGTGCCTTTCACCTGCACGACTGGAGGGTTCCTTCCCAAAGAAATTGGGGTGAAATGGTTCAAGAACAAGGACCCCATGACGGCTCAGCCGCCTCAGGTCACCGAAGAGCCGGTGAAATCCTACAGAGTGTCCAGCACAGTGATGGTGACCCTGCAGAAGGATGACGTCCGCTCGCAGCTCATCTGTGAGGTGCAGCACTCCACGCTGCCGGCCCCGCTGCGTGGGACGTACCAGCTCAGCAGGACCCTGCGAG ttccccccagtgTCGAAGTGCGTGCTGAGCCGAGCCCCGTCGAGGTGAACAAGACCGTGACCTTCACCTGCCACATGAAGGAGTTTTACCCAGCAAACATGTCTGTTTCCTGGCTGGAGAACGGGATTGAGATAAAGGTGGAGAACATCTCCCGGCCATCGGAGCTGCCCCGGGGCTTGTTCGAGCTGAGACGCCAGGTGGAGGTGCAAGCGACGGAGGAGAAAAACGGGTCCACGATCACCTGCGTGGTGGTGCACGATGCCCAGGCCCCTGTCAACTACTCAGCCATCCTGTGGATCTCCAACCCGGCCCAGGGGGGACTGAGTAAGGGGTCCCAGATGGATAAGG GTGCGAGTCTTCTGTCCAGCCTTGGCCTCCTGTGGGTTTGTATCCTCCTGGAGAAGGGGCTCCTCGGTggtctcctcttcttcctcttcaaaCGCATGAAGAGAAGAGCACAGGAGCTGTTGCCCTATCCTGCTCCGTCTCAGTCCCTGCCTCCTCGAGCCGGGTCCCAGGGCTTGGCCACCGCCAGCACTGTCATGTGA
- the LOC116452671 gene encoding uncharacterized protein LOC116452671 isoform X1 translates to MPAGSRQGDARRGVMPGGSAAPRPSRADTKALTTRSPPFPVPLPLFLPEVWAEPMAAAEAPRRSPVQRQLLGVDAKAAQGFELQQPQKKVAVAVGEMLTLNCTTSGFAAPGPVRWLKGLGSGNKTVYDQRGDSLPRVTRALVGSDTDFTIHIRNFEPNDVGTYYCVKFTKESNGKEEMFRHGSGTEVSVRETALVPGVVAAAVVLCFLLLGLFVALCMYRRKRQGRAGSPCPAGTVAMGSFSSVPLQCCAGTPGTPSEVLDRESSHLPSQQSSKEGNDIHYADLQPLPPAPRRSRSSGTAPTEYASLRVAAK, encoded by the exons ATGCCAGCGGGGTCTCGGCAGGGTGATGCCCGCCGGGGGGTGATGCCCGGCGGCTCTGCCGCCCCCCGCCCGTCCCGGGCAGACACCAAAGCGTTAACCACCCGCTCGCCTCCATTTCCTGTCCcgcttccccttttccttcccgAAGTTTGGGCAGAACCGATGGCCGCGGCAGAAGCTCCGCGGCGAAGCCCCGTGCAGCGGCAGCTCTTGG GTGTGGATGCCAAGGCGGCTCAGGGCtttgagctgcagcagccccagaagaaggtggcagtggcagtggggGAGATGCTCACCCTGAACTGCACCACGTCTGGATTCGCTGCCCCTGGTCCTGTGAGGTGGCTGAAGGGCTTGGGCAGTGGGAACAAGACTGTCTATGACCAGAGAGGGGACTCCTTACCCCGTGTGACGAGAGCACTGGTTGGGTCCGACACAGACTTCACCATTCACATCAGGAACTTTGAGCCCAATGATGTTGGCACCTATTATTGCGTGAAGTTCACCAAGGAGAGCAATGGAAAAGAGGAGATGTTTCGGCATGGAAGTGGCACAGAGGTATCTGTGCGTG agaCAGCCCTGGTTCCTGGCgtggtggctgcagctgtggtgctctgcttcctcctccttggCCTCTTTGTTGCCCTTTGCATGTACAGGAGGAAGCGCCAAGGCAGGGCGGGCAGCCCATGCCCAGCCGGGACAGTGGCCATGGGCAGCTTCTCGTCTGtccctctgcagtgctgtgcaggaacccctggcacccccag TGAAGTCCTGGATAGAGAGAGCTCCCACCTGCCCAGCCAG cagagcagcaaggagGGGAACGACATCCACTACGCCgacctgcagcccctgcccccggccccgcggcgcaGCAGGAGCTCGGGCACAGCCCCCACTGAGTATGCCAGCCTCAGGGTAGCTGCCAAGTGA
- the LOC116452671 gene encoding uncharacterized protein LOC116452671 isoform X2 — protein sequence MPAGSRQGDARRGVMPGGSAAPRPSRADTKALTTRSPPFPVPLPLFLPEVWAEPMAAAEAPRRSPVQRQLLGVDAKAAQGFELQQPQKKVAVAVGEMLTLNCTTSGFAAPGPVRWLKGLGSGNKTVYDQRGDSLPRVTRALVGSDTDFTIHIRNFEPNDVGTYYCVKFTKESNGKEEMFRHGSGTEVSVRETALVPGVVAAAVVLCFLLLGLFVALCMYRRKRQGRAGSPCPAGTVAMGSFSSVPLQCCAGTPGTPSEVLDRESSHLPSQSSKEGNDIHYADLQPLPPAPRRSRSSGTAPTEYASLRVAAK from the exons ATGCCAGCGGGGTCTCGGCAGGGTGATGCCCGCCGGGGGGTGATGCCCGGCGGCTCTGCCGCCCCCCGCCCGTCCCGGGCAGACACCAAAGCGTTAACCACCCGCTCGCCTCCATTTCCTGTCCcgcttccccttttccttcccgAAGTTTGGGCAGAACCGATGGCCGCGGCAGAAGCTCCGCGGCGAAGCCCCGTGCAGCGGCAGCTCTTGG GTGTGGATGCCAAGGCGGCTCAGGGCtttgagctgcagcagccccagaagaaggtggcagtggcagtggggGAGATGCTCACCCTGAACTGCACCACGTCTGGATTCGCTGCCCCTGGTCCTGTGAGGTGGCTGAAGGGCTTGGGCAGTGGGAACAAGACTGTCTATGACCAGAGAGGGGACTCCTTACCCCGTGTGACGAGAGCACTGGTTGGGTCCGACACAGACTTCACCATTCACATCAGGAACTTTGAGCCCAATGATGTTGGCACCTATTATTGCGTGAAGTTCACCAAGGAGAGCAATGGAAAAGAGGAGATGTTTCGGCATGGAAGTGGCACAGAGGTATCTGTGCGTG agaCAGCCCTGGTTCCTGGCgtggtggctgcagctgtggtgctctgcttcctcctccttggCCTCTTTGTTGCCCTTTGCATGTACAGGAGGAAGCGCCAAGGCAGGGCGGGCAGCCCATGCCCAGCCGGGACAGTGGCCATGGGCAGCTTCTCGTCTGtccctctgcagtgctgtgcaggaacccctggcacccccag TGAAGTCCTGGATAGAGAGAGCTCCCACCTGCCCAGCCAG agcagcaaggagGGGAACGACATCCACTACGCCgacctgcagcccctgcccccggccccgcggcgcaGCAGGAGCTCGGGCACAGCCCCCACTGAGTATGCCAGCCTCAGGGTAGCTGCCAAGTGA
- the NSFL1C gene encoding NSFL1 cofactor p47 produces MADREEALREFVAVTGAEEERARFFLESAGWDLQIALASFYEDGGDEDILTLPQPTPSSISRGTGASDHRVTSFRDLVHAQEEDDEEEEGQRFYAGGSERSGQQIVGPPRKKSPNELVEDLFKGAKEHGAVAVDRTAKSGGETSKPKPFAGGGYRLGATPEEESAYVAGERRPNSSQDVHVVLKLWKSGFSLDSGELRSYQDPSNAQFLDDIRRGEVPAELRRLARGGQVNLDMEDHRDEDYVKPKSVFRAFTGEGQKLGSTAPQVMGTSSPAQQAENEAKASSAIVIDESEPVTNIQIRLADGGRLVQKFNHSHRIRDIRLFIVDARPAMAATSFVLMTTFPNKELTDENQTLKEANLLNAVIVQRLT; encoded by the exons ATGGCGGACAGGGAGGAGGCGCTGAGGGAGTTCGTGGCCGTGACCGGCGCCGAGGAGGAGCGAGCGCGATTCTTCCTCGAGTCAGCCGGCTGGGACCTCCAG ATTGCACTCGCCAGTTTCTATGAGGACGGGGGTGATGAGGACATCCtgacccttccccagcccacaCCCAGCTCCATATCCAGAGGCACTGGAGCCAG TGACCATCGAGTAACCTCGTTCAGAGACCTTGTGCATGCgcaggaggaggatgatgaagaggaggagggacaGCG GTTTTATGCCGGCGGCTCAGAGAGAAGTGGCCAGCAGATCGTGGGTCCTCCGAGGAAGAAGAGCCCCAACGAGCTGGTGGAGGATCTGTTCAAGGGAGCCAAGGAACACGGTGCAGTGGCGGTCGATCGGACGGCCAAGAGCGGTGGTGAGACAAGCAAGCCAAAG CCTTTTGCAGGGGGAGGGTATCGCCTTGGGGCTACTCCAGAGGAGGAGTCGGCTTACgtggcaggagagaggagaCCGAACTCTTCTCAGGAT gtgcaCGTTGTACTGAAGCTCTGGAAGAGTGGATTTAGTCTGGATAGTGGAGAGCTGAGGAGCTACCAGGATCCGTCCAATGCCCAGTTCCTCGATGATATCCGCAGAGG GGAAGTCCCGGCTGAGCTGCGCAGGTTAGCACGGGGCGGACAGGTGAACCTGGACATGGAAGATCACCGTGATGAGGATTATGTGAAACCTAAAAGTGTCTTCAGAGCTTTTACTGGAGAAGGACAAAAGCTGGGCAG CACCGCGCCCCAGGTGATGGGCACCAGCTCGccagcccagcaggcagagaaTGAAGCCAAAGCCAGTTCTGCCATTGTGATCGATGAGTCGGAGCCCGTCACCAACATCCAGATCCGGCTCGCTGACGGTGGGCGCCTGGTCCAGAAGTTCAACCACAGTCACAG GATCCGTGACATCCGGCTCTTCATAGTAGATGCTCGGCCAGCGATGGCTGCCACCAGTTTCGTCCTCATGACCACCTTCCCCAATAAAGAGCTGACTGATGAGAACCAGACCCTGAAGGAAGCCAACCTGCTCAACGCCGTCATCGTTCAGCGGTTGACATAA
- the LOC116452666 gene encoding tyrosine-protein phosphatase non-receptor type substrate 1-like isoform X1, translating into MEPHPRDPGRTAWALPCLLLLALPGVGAQMDQNFKLQQPQDKVLVTAGETLTLNCTISGVAELGPVMWLKGLGSGNKTIYGQTGDSLPRVTRALVGSNTDFSIHIRDVEPEDMGTYYCVKFARGVTGVQEVLQHGSGTEVSVQAKPSPPLVSGPEQRAMPRQSVPFTCTTGGFLPKEIGVKWFKNKDPMTAQPPQVTEEPVKSYRVSSTVMVTLQKDDVRSQLICEVQHSTLPAPLRGTYQLSRTLRVPPSVEVRAEPSPVEVNKTVTFTCHMKEFYPANMSVFWLENGIEIKEENISRPSELPRGLFELRRQVEVQATEEKNGSTITCVVVHDAQAPVNYSAVLWISNPAQGGLSKGSQMDTDDMLIYIVVGVVCIVLVLLVVAILYLIRTKQIKAGKSSPSARLHEPEKSSEATTQESDPNNLTYADLNFDKERKTIRRMVEMSQQSEYACIQTNQAPNGDDNLTYADLDMVHLSKAPKRSAPRPEEAGSEYASVQITRK; encoded by the exons ATGGAGCCGCATCCCCGGGATCCCGGCCGCACCgcctgggcactgccctgcctgctgctgctcgCCCTGCCCG gtgTGGGTGCCCAGATGGATCAGAACTtcaagctgcagcagccccaggacaaGGTGCTGGTGACAGCGGGAGAGACACTCACCCTGAACTGCACCATATCCGGAGTGGCTGAACTGGGTCCTGTGATGTGGCTGAAGGGCTTGGGCAGTGGGAACAAGACCATCTATGGCCAGACAGGGGACTCCTTACCCCGTGTGACGAGAGCACTGGTTGGGTCCAACACAGACTTCAGCATCCACATCAGGGACGTTGAGCCTGAGGACATGGGCACCTACTACTGCGTGAAGTTTGCCAGGGGAGTCACTGGTGTGCAGGAGGTGCTTCAGCATGGAAGTGGCACAGAGGTGTCCGTGCAAG CCAAACCCAGCCCCCCGCTCGTGTCCGGGCCTGAGCAGAGAGCGATGCCGAGGCAGTCGGTGCCTTTCACCTGCACGACTGGAGGGTTCCTTCCCAAAGAAATTGGGGTGAAATGGTTCAAGAACAAGGACCCCATGACGGCTCAGCCGCCTCAGGTCACCGAAGAGCCGGTGAAATCCTACAGAGTGTCCAGCACAGTGATGGTGACCCTGCAGAAGGATGACGTCCGCTCGCAGCTCATCTGTGAGGTGCAGCACTCCACGCTGCCGGCCCCGCTGCGTGGGACGTACCAGCTCAGCAGGACCCTGCGAG ttccccccagtgTCGAAGTGCGTGCTGAGCCGAGCCCCGTCGAGGTGAACAAGACCGTGACCTTCACCTGCCACATGAAGGAGTTTTACCCAGCAAACATGTCTGTTTTCTGGCTAGAGAATGGGATTGAGATAAAGGAGGAGAACATCTCCCGGCCATCGGAGCTGCCCCGGGGCTTGTTCGAGCTGAGACGCCAGGTGGAGGTGCAAGCGACGGAGGAGAAAAACGGGTCCACGATCACCTGCGTGGTGGTGCACGATGCCCAGGCCCCTGTCAACTACTCAGCCGTCCTGTGGATCTCCAACCCGGCCCAGGGGGGACTGAGCAAGGGGTCCCAGATGGATACGG ACGATATGCTCATCTACATCGTGGTGGGCGTGGTCTGCATCGTGCTGGTCCTGCTGGTGGTGGCTATTCTGTACCTCATCCGGACGAAGCAGATCAAGG CAGGTAAAAGCTCGCCGTCTGCCAG GTTACAtgagccagagaagagcagcgAGGCCACGACCCAG GAATCTGACCCCAACAACCTGACCTACGCGGACCTGAACTTCGACAAGGAGAGGAAGACCATCCGCCGGATGGTGGAGATGAGCCAGCAGTCGGAGTATGCCTGCATCCAGACCAACCAGGCACCCAACGGCGACGACAACCTCACCTATGCCGACCTGGACATGGTGCACCTCAGCAAGGCACCCAAGCGGTCGGCCCCACGCCCCGAGGAGGCCGGCTCTGAGTATGCCAGTGTCCAGATCACCAGGAAGTGA